The Bacillota bacterium genome has a window encoding:
- the lepA gene encoding translation elongation factor 4, whose product MASDATGAQSLTRNFCIIAHIDHGKSTLADRVLECTHAVPGRKMEEQFLDQMDLERERGITIKAQAVRLSYTALDGFTYNLNLIDTPGHVDFTYEVSRSLAACEGALLLVDACQGIEAQTLANLYMAMEHDLEIIPVVNKIDLPNADTARVIREIQEVIGFDPGSVLSVSAKEGTGVREVLEAVIHRIPPPKGSPADPLRALIFDSHYDSYRGVIAYIRVMDGEIRPRQHIRLMSTGRVHEVSDVGVFRPHPDPVGVLSVGDVGFIAASIRKVRDCRVGDTITLATGGAQVPLPGYRPAKPMVYCGIYPVDSSDFALLRDALEKLQLNDAALSFEGETSDALGFGFRCGFLGLLHMDIVRERLEREYGLRLLTTAPNVVYRILTERGETLEIDNPSSVPPAGDIRVFEEPIVKATIIAPSDFVGPVMELCQARRGGYLNMEYLSPERVVLTYEVPLGEIMYDFFDQLKSKTRGYASLDYEFAGYREASLVKLDILVNAEPVDALSVVVHRDDAQAKGRDLVDRLRRLIPRHLFDVPIQAAVGSRVIARETLKAARKDVLAKCYGGDVTRKRKLLEKQKEGKKRMKMVGNVEIPQEAFMAVLERK is encoded by the coding sequence ATGGCCAGTGACGCCACGGGGGCGCAGTCCCTCACCAGGAACTTTTGCATAATCGCCCACATTGACCACGGCAAGTCAACCCTGGCCGACAGGGTGCTTGAATGCACCCACGCTGTCCCTGGGAGGAAAATGGAGGAGCAGTTCCTGGACCAGATGGATCTGGAGCGGGAGCGAGGAATCACCATCAAGGCCCAGGCGGTGAGGCTCTCCTACACGGCACTGGACGGTTTTACGTATAACCTCAACCTCATTGACACACCTGGCCACGTTGACTTCACCTATGAGGTGTCCAGGAGCCTGGCTGCCTGCGAGGGTGCGCTCCTCTTGGTGGATGCCTGCCAGGGCATCGAGGCGCAAACCCTAGCCAACCTCTACATGGCCATGGAGCACGACCTGGAGATCATACCCGTCGTCAACAAGATAGACCTGCCCAACGCTGATACCGCCCGGGTGATCCGGGAGATCCAGGAGGTCATCGGATTTGATCCCGGTTCCGTGCTCTCCGTGAGCGCCAAGGAGGGTACCGGTGTTCGCGAGGTGCTCGAGGCTGTGATCCACAGGATACCCCCACCCAAAGGATCCCCCGCTGATCCCCTCAGGGCCCTCATCTTTGACTCTCACTACGACTCATACCGGGGTGTCATCGCCTACATCAGGGTAATGGATGGCGAGATAAGGCCCCGCCAGCACATAAGGTTGATGTCCACGGGGCGTGTGCACGAGGTCTCCGATGTCGGGGTCTTCCGGCCGCACCCCGATCCTGTTGGGGTGCTCTCCGTGGGCGACGTGGGGTTTATCGCCGCGAGTATCAGAAAAGTGCGCGATTGCAGGGTTGGAGACACCATCACCCTGGCCACTGGAGGCGCCCAGGTCCCCCTGCCTGGCTACCGGCCGGCGAAGCCCATGGTCTACTGCGGGATCTACCCTGTGGACAGCAGTGACTTCGCGCTCCTCAGGGATGCCCTGGAGAAGCTCCAGCTCAATGACGCGGCCCTGAGCTTTGAGGGTGAGACCTCAGACGCCCTGGGGTTCGGTTTCCGCTGCGGGTTCCTTGGCTTGCTCCACATGGACATTGTCAGGGAGCGCCTGGAGAGGGAATACGGGCTCAGGCTTCTTACAACGGCACCCAACGTGGTCTACCGGATCCTTACCGAGAGGGGCGAAACCCTCGAGATAGACAACCCCTCCAGCGTTCCCCCGGCTGGGGACATCCGGGTCTTCGAAGAGCCCATTGTGAAGGCCACCATTATCGCACCCTCGGACTTCGTGGGCCCTGTCATGGAGCTGTGCCAGGCACGGAGGGGGGGATACCTGAACATGGAGTACCTGTCCCCTGAGAGGGTGGTTCTCACCTACGAGGTCCCCCTGGGAGAGATCATGTATGACTTCTTCGACCAGCTCAAGTCAAAGACCAGGGGGTATGCCTCCCTGGACTATGAGTTTGCCGGCTACCGGGAGGCCTCCCTGGTGAAACTCGACATCCTGGTGAACGCCGAGCCCGTGGATGCCCTCAGTGTTGTGGTACACAGGGATGACGCCCAGGCAAAGGGGAGAGACCTGGTTGACCGGCTGAGGAGGCTCATTCCCAGGCACCTGTTCGACGTGCCCATCCAGGCGGCGGTGGGGTCCCGCGTGATTGCCAGGGAGACGCTGAAGGCTGCCAGGAAGGATGTCTTGGCCAAGTGCTACGGCGGAGACGTGACCCGGAAGAGAAAACTCTTGGAGAAGCAGAAAGAGGGCAAGAAGCGCATGAAGATGGTGGGGAACGTGGAGATCCCCCAGGAGGCCTTCATGGCGGTTCTCGAGAGGAAGTAG
- a CDS encoding phage holin family protein, which translates to MFRLVVRFIVSALVLLVMSTFLPGFQIAGFVNALIAAVAIAVLGYLAELLLGEKASPQSRGITGFIAAAVVIFLAQFLVPTMSVTVLGALLAAVVIGLVDAFVPTALR; encoded by the coding sequence GTGTTCAGGCTTGTCGTGCGCTTCATCGTATCGGCTTTGGTCCTTCTGGTCATGAGTACTTTTCTCCCGGGTTTCCAGATCGCTGGCTTCGTCAACGCCCTTATCGCGGCCGTGGCCATCGCGGTCCTTGGTTACCTGGCAGAACTACTCCTGGGAGAAAAGGCATCTCCCCAGAGCCGCGGCATCACCGGCTTCATTGCCGCCGCTGTAGTCATCTTCCTGGCCCAGTTCCTTGTTCCCACCATGAGCGTGACGGTGTTGGGAGCATTGCTGGCCGCGGTGGTAATCGGTCTCGTGGATGCCTTTGTGCCCACAGCCTTGAGGTAG
- a CDS encoding stage II sporulation protein P, whose amino-acid sequence MVFRRLSLRRFKWRPKAKMVLAYIIVVVLAMGFALDPRVLLPQEPALPVFSPVEDARAPSKYREFLAALDYPRVSLLSTLPGLTQWFEGSDEAVLPRAGEMALQALAGVDPRDPGSILRAALPALFSSPASGWASPVPDTPVTAPPPISEEVKKPERTRSVLGEPLVGIYHTHARESFLPDMHPLSTNYDDAHSWDMSITVVEIGRHLAQCLDQHDIAVVHSTVIHDDPGKLGAYLRSLTTAEQMMADNPSLRVLLDIHRDARPRKDTTISFLGRQAARVMVVLGTDQRLPHPEWKRNYEFALDLVRHMEHSYPGLSLGIYPKSDRYNQHLSPGALLLEVGGVENTLDECLYTAEILAETLARMVEYGDLP is encoded by the coding sequence GTGGTCTTTCGCAGATTGAGCCTGCGGCGGTTCAAATGGAGGCCTAAGGCCAAGATGGTCTTGGCCTACATTATTGTCGTTGTGCTTGCCATGGGCTTCGCCTTAGACCCTCGTGTGCTGCTGCCCCAGGAGCCTGCGCTCCCAGTCTTCAGCCCGGTGGAAGATGCCAGAGCCCCTTCAAAGTACAGGGAGTTCCTGGCAGCCTTGGACTACCCCCGGGTCTCACTCTTGTCGACCCTCCCAGGCCTGACGCAATGGTTCGAAGGGAGTGATGAGGCAGTCCTTCCCCGGGCTGGAGAGATGGCGCTGCAGGCCTTGGCAGGTGTGGACCCGAGAGACCCAGGAAGCATCCTGCGGGCTGCCCTTCCCGCCCTCTTCTCCTCGCCCGCCTCGGGGTGGGCATCACCGGTACCCGATACGCCGGTCACCGCGCCCCCTCCTATTTCCGAGGAGGTGAAGAAACCGGAGAGAACCCGCAGTGTCCTGGGCGAACCCCTGGTGGGCATCTACCACACCCACGCCAGGGAGTCGTTCCTTCCAGACATGCACCCGCTCTCCACCAACTACGACGATGCTCACTCCTGGGACATGTCCATAACAGTGGTAGAGATAGGGAGACACCTGGCCCAGTGCCTGGACCAGCACGACATCGCGGTTGTTCACAGCACGGTGATTCATGATGACCCTGGCAAGCTTGGAGCCTACCTGCGGTCCCTCACCACTGCCGAGCAGATGATGGCGGACAATCCATCCCTCAGAGTGCTCCTGGACATACACCGGGATGCCAGGCCCAGGAAGGACACCACTATCTCCTTCTTGGGCAGGCAGGCCGCCAGGGTCATGGTGGTGCTCGGAACGGACCAGCGACTGCCGCATCCTGAATGGAAGAGGAACTACGAATTCGCGCTGGATCTCGTCAGGCACATGGAGCACAGCTACCCTGGCCTGAGCCTCGGGATATACCCCAAGAGCGACCGGTACAACCAGCACCTGTCGCCGGGCGCTCTCCTGCTAGAGGTGGGCGGCGTGGAGAATACCTTGGATGAGTGTCTCTACACCGCGGAGATCCTGGCGGAAACCCTGGCGAGGATGGTGGAGTACGGGGATTTGCCCTGA